One window of the Peromyscus maniculatus bairdii isolate BWxNUB_F1_BW_parent chromosome 18, HU_Pman_BW_mat_3.1, whole genome shotgun sequence genome contains the following:
- the LOC102913506 gene encoding olfactory receptor 6C3-like, with protein MRNHSMITEFVLLGISDTPELQVVIFIFLFIAYILSVCGNLSIITLTLLDSQLKTPMYFFLQNFSFLEIMFTSVSIPRFLGSIITKVKTISYNNCLAQLFFLISMGVSEFFLLTAMSYDRYVAICKPLHYTTIMNQKVCTLLVLTAWLGGFLFIFPLVILVLKLDFCASNVIDHFCCDYFPILQLSCSDTRLLEAFGLYVASITLLFTLALVILSYICIISTILRSPSASQRKKAFSTCSSHMIVISISYGSCIFMYVKPSANERASLTKGVAVLNTSIAPMLNPFIYTLRNQQVKQAFKDLINKVMFHRDK; from the coding sequence ATGAGAAACCACTCTATGATTACTGAGTTTGTACTCTTGGGTATATCAGACACACCAGAACTTCAGgttgtaattttcatttttttattcatagcTTATATATTAAGTGTATGTGGAAACCTAAGCATCATCACACTTACTTTGCTTGACTCTCAGTTAAAGACTCCTATGTATTTTTTCCTCCAGAACTTCTCCTTCCTAGAAATTATGTTCACCAGTGTTTCCATCCCTAGATTTTTGGGGTCAATAATTACTAaagtcaagactatttcctaTAATAATTGTTTGGctcagttatttttcttaatcTCCATGGGTGTTTCTGAGTTCTTTCTTCTAACTGCTATGTCTTATGATCGCTATGTCGCCATCTGCAAACCACTGCATTACACCACCATCATGAACCAGAAAGTTTGCACCCTTCTTGTTCTCACTGCATGGCTGGGAGGATTTCTGTTCATCTTCCCATTAGTCATACTGGTCCTCAAGTTAGACTTCTGTGCTTCTAATGTCATCGATCATTTCTGCTGTGACTACTTCCCCATCTTACAGCTCTCCTGCTCAGATACAAGGCTTTTAGAGGCATTTGGCCTTTATGTTGCCTCCATCACTCTGCTGTTCACACTGGCTCTAGTGATCCTGTCATACATCTGCATCATCAGCACTATTCTGAGGTCTCCATCTGCCAGTCAGAGGAAAAAGGCTTTCTCCACCTGTTCCTCTCACATGATTGTCATCTCCATCTCTTATGGAAGCTGCATTTTCATGTATGTCAAACCTTCTGCCAATGAAAGGGCATCACTGACCAAAGGTGTGGCTGTTCTCAACACTTCAATTGCTCCCATGTTGAACCCTTTTATTTACACATTGAGAAATCAACAAGTAAAACAAGCCTTCAAGGATTTGATTAATAAAGTAATGTTTCATAGAGACAAATGA